A window of Myxococcus xanthus contains these coding sequences:
- a CDS encoding NAD(P)/FAD-dependent oxidoreductase, giving the protein MDPITPPLALGQKHVVVLGAGFAGLTAAKALARHSALYVTVLDQRNHHLFQPLLYQVATSGLSPADIAVPIRSQFARKPNVSVHLGRVTWVNLKERWVGGEGDVRLRYDYLVIACGAQHSYFGKSEWEDFAPGLKTLEQATELRRRILSAFEQAENERDAERQRALLSFVVVGAGPTGVELAGAIADISRTVLVRDFRRIKPSRARVFLVEAGPRILPSFSEKLGVRAHRDLAALGVEVRTEARVTAVDAEGVMLGSERLASRTVVWAAGVQAEYLTRGLGVPLDRAGRVQVAADLTLPGHPEVFAAGDVAHVELDGKLVPGVAPAAMQMGRAVARNVLADLRGRPRTPFRYKDKGAMATIGKHRAIAETGRARLTGFVAWVAWLFIHVWYLVGFKNRFGVFVTWVWSYLFSTRGARLITEREWRLSPKVASERAPHAGKVTAGDPTAPTSDARPPDGTTTTAAAALVAD; this is encoded by the coding sequence ATGGACCCCATCACGCCTCCGCTCGCCCTCGGCCAGAAGCACGTCGTCGTGCTGGGTGCGGGCTTCGCCGGACTCACGGCCGCCAAGGCGCTCGCGCGCCACTCGGCGCTGTACGTGACGGTCCTCGACCAGCGCAACCATCACCTCTTCCAGCCGCTGCTCTACCAGGTGGCTACTAGCGGACTGAGCCCCGCGGACATCGCGGTGCCCATCCGCTCGCAGTTCGCACGCAAGCCCAATGTGTCGGTGCACTTGGGCCGCGTCACGTGGGTGAACCTCAAGGAACGCTGGGTGGGCGGTGAGGGCGACGTGCGGCTGCGCTACGACTACCTCGTCATCGCGTGCGGCGCGCAGCACAGCTACTTCGGCAAGTCGGAGTGGGAGGACTTCGCCCCGGGACTCAAGACGCTGGAGCAGGCGACGGAGTTGCGCCGCCGCATCCTCAGCGCCTTCGAGCAGGCGGAAAACGAGCGCGACGCCGAGCGCCAGCGCGCGCTCCTGAGCTTCGTCGTCGTGGGCGCGGGCCCGACGGGCGTGGAACTGGCGGGCGCCATCGCGGACATCAGCCGCACGGTGCTGGTGCGCGATTTCCGTCGCATCAAACCGTCCCGCGCGCGCGTCTTCCTCGTGGAGGCGGGCCCACGCATTCTGCCGTCCTTCAGCGAGAAGCTGGGAGTGCGTGCGCACCGCGACCTTGCGGCCCTGGGCGTGGAAGTGCGCACGGAGGCACGCGTGACGGCGGTGGACGCCGAGGGTGTGATGCTCGGCTCCGAGCGCCTGGCCTCGCGCACGGTGGTGTGGGCTGCAGGTGTGCAGGCCGAGTACCTCACGCGCGGGCTCGGCGTGCCGCTGGACCGCGCGGGGCGCGTGCAGGTGGCGGCGGATCTCACGCTGCCCGGCCACCCGGAGGTCTTCGCCGCGGGTGACGTGGCCCACGTGGAGCTGGACGGTAAGCTCGTGCCCGGTGTCGCGCCTGCGGCCATGCAGATGGGCCGGGCCGTGGCGCGCAACGTCCTCGCGGACCTGCGCGGCCGCCCCCGCACGCCCTTCCGCTACAAGGACAAGGGCGCGATGGCCACCATCGGCAAGCACCGGGCCATCGCGGAGACGGGCCGCGCCAGGCTGACGGGCTTCGTCGCGTGGGTGGCGTGGCTCTTCATCCACGTCTGGTACCTGGTGGGCTTCAAGAACCGCTTCGGCGTGTTCGTCACGTGGGTGTGGAGTTACCTGTTCAGCACGCGCGGCGCGCGGCTCATCACGGAGCGCGAGTGGCGGTTGAGTCCGAAGGTCGCGTCTGAGCGCGCGCCGCACGCGGGCAAGGTGACGGCGGG
- a CDS encoding DMT family transporter, with protein MSWLLVLVAGLLETCWAVGLKYTQGFTRPWPSLFVAVTLISSLALLSIAMRTLPAGTAYAVWVGIGALGAALVGIVLFREPATLGRFFFLGLMVVSVIGLKFTSGGDAH; from the coding sequence ATGTCGTGGCTGCTTGTTCTCGTTGCTGGGTTGCTGGAGACGTGCTGGGCTGTGGGCCTCAAGTATACGCAGGGCTTCACCCGGCCTTGGCCCAGTCTCTTTGTTGCCGTCACGTTGATTAGCAGCTTGGCGCTGCTGTCCATTGCGATGCGCACGCTGCCGGCCGGAACTGCGTACGCGGTTTGGGTTGGAATTGGGGCCTTGGGCGCCGCGCTTGTTGGCATCGTGCTCTTCCGTGAGCCGGCCACACTGGGGCGCTTCTTCTTCCTCGGACTCATGGTCGTCTCTGTCATCGGCCTGAAGTTCACCAGCGGCGGGGACGCGCACTAG